The following proteins are co-located in the Dyadobacter chenwenxiniae genome:
- a CDS encoding DoxX family protein: MTKRNKIIYWVATLWLSLGMVSSGAVQLIKLKEEVDMMTHLGYPLYFLTIIGVWKMLGVIAILVPKFPLVKEWAYAGFFIAMSGAVFSHIAAGDGAKEFFGPVLLIVLTIVSWYFRPESRRLRSEA; encoded by the coding sequence ATGACAAAGCGAAACAAAATCATTTACTGGGTTGCAACCCTCTGGCTTTCATTGGGAATGGTGTCCAGCGGCGCAGTGCAGCTGATCAAACTGAAGGAAGAAGTGGATATGATGACGCATTTGGGCTATCCGCTCTATTTCCTGACCATTATCGGCGTCTGGAAAATGCTGGGGGTGATTGCTATACTGGTCCCCAAATTTCCCCTGGTTAAGGAATGGGCATATGCCGGTTTTTTCATTGCCATGTCAGGAGCCGTTTTTTCGCACATTGCTGCCGGCGACGGCGCGAAAGAATTTTTCGGGCCCGTATTATTGATCGTCCTGACAATCGTGTCGTGGTATTTCAGGCC